The DNA sequence TGTTTGTCAAACATTACAGGTTCATGCTTATGAGAGGTCAAACAGAGTCTATAATTACACATTGGATCCTTGTGGTCCTATCCATGTGACGATAGGTGATGGTGGTAACAGAGAAAAAATGGCAATATCACATGCTGATGAGCCTGGTAACTGTCCAGAACCATCTACTACTCCAGATGAGTTTATACCTGGATTTTGCGCATACAACTTTACATCAGGTCCGGCTGCTGGAAAGTTTTGTTGGGAAAAGCAGCCTGAATATAGTGCATACAGAGAAAGTAGCTTTGGCCATGGAATCCTAGAGGTAAATATTTTTCTTGCAGAAAATATTATCAACTATAAATGTCATTCATAAATCTTAACGTGTGCTAGATTCAGATAACAAAAAATCCAAATATGTGAATAATTTCTTTCCTCGTTATTAATGGAAGGGGTGATCCTAACTATCTAGGTAGCACATATAATCAGAAGCGAATGTTAGTCCTCTCTAAGCATGTGCAAGTTAACTTATATTGAGCATAGGAACCATAAGATATACACGTGCCTGCTGAGCGAGAATGTAATATCACTGATATCAGTCGTTTGATTGAAACTTTATTTGAACATAAGTAGATTCAGATTATAATAGATAAGTTAACGATGATGTATTGTTTACAGGTGAAGAATGACACACATGCTCTATGGACATGGCACCGGAATCAGGACATGTACTACGAGGCTGGAGATCAGATTTACATTGTGAGGCAACCTGACAAGTGCCCAGTTGAAGAGAAGGCCACCAAGCTTTGGGACTCTAGTCGATAAAGCACCTCAAAAGAAAATCTCAATAGACCTCTTATGCAACTACACAACTCTAGTTCCGCTACTGATTCCTATGTTTTACGTAAAGGAGATGATGGCAATTAACAGATACAATCATACAATGAGCTAATATACGGGGTTCAGACAGCCAACCCCAGGATAAAAATGCCTATCGAAATTGAATTATTCAAGTGTCTGCTTATACTGTGATTTTATTGCGAAAAGGTATGACAGAGGGATGGTCTAGTATGATCCTAGAGCAAAGACGAATAGACAAAGCATAGCTGAAAATTAGAAGCCTGCATTCCTTGTGTACACACTTCATATCTAAACATTATACGGACAGTAAGCTTGAAAGTGATAGCGATATCAATTACTTAGCATTTACCAAGTTCTTTGTAACTTAATCTCAGCATTTACCAAGTTCTCTGTAACTTATTCGAATCGATCAATTAGTCACGAGTACTGGCCAAGCTCAATTTAATATATTTCAGTGTTCGTTATTGATTTTATTGTTAAGTGTTTACTTTTTCTTGATTTCATAGTTAAGTGTTTACTTGTTCCTAGTGAAAGAATGCCTAAGGAGTACATGTGATGCAGTTGTTGAATTTCATAAGCATTATACACTATTCATATTGTTATTCTTGTGAGGCGTTATAGAAGTTGCTTATATGCCTAAGATCATCCTCGGACCTCAGTGCCTACAAATAGCGTCTCACTAAATCAATTCCAATTAAATTTGCCAGGCATCTCGTAGCTTTATCTTGTTCACTCCCTCTACGAAATGTCGAAGATCAGTGCGAACTTTGTCAAAGACAAAGGACAAGGCGAAAGTAGGTGTGAATATGGGTGTGTGATTATGTTAACTagtagaaaagaaaagaaaaacttAAAATTTGACTCCAGCCATGAATATAAACTAAACAAACCTTGAGAGGTCCTCTAGGGTTCTAACATTCACTACCATCAATCCCCACTTTCTAAGCTCACCCATCAAAATTACATCTTAAACTATAATCAGATtttattaattaactaaaaatatTAGTACCCCAACCAAAACTGCTATATATAAAAATGTTATTCTCAATTTTCTTGTTAAACTGCATTCACCATTAAATTCAACACAAACAACATGGCTGTGCGCTTGATTCTACAAGGAAGCAGAAGAAATATAATGACAAGGGGTGCATGTCCCATGTTGTGGACCCCGCTTCACAAGAAAATTTGGGGCCCACCTTGTTCATCAACTTCAAATTCATGcagttcttgttattatatacaTAATTATCCTGGTTTTGATATGTATAATATTATCAATGGTGATGGTGTTAAAACACAAGAACATTTAAAATCTTTCTGTGGAGGGACATTTGTATACCAAGGTGCTCAGAATGATGATTGGATTATCAGTCTCGCTAAGTTTGGTGTCACCTCACACAATGAGACTCAGGTACATGACATTCGCCAACACCGAGTTCTGATACTATATTAAGTTGGTTCTTTAACGCATCAAGAATATATATCTCCGGCGTATCTTACCTCTATTCTTGATACAAACAAGTTAAATTTGCAAGCTTGCTTAATCTTAAACTTTCCCTGAAATTTATTCCAGTTTGAGTCGAATTTTATTAGGAAGTTACTGAGGCTTCCATAGTAAGTGGTTTCCAACTTCTAAGTTGATATGTTAGGAAAACTGGCATGAAGGAATGTCCTGTAATTTGATGACCCTAAGTAGGGATTGCAGTAGAATTTTCAAGATTCCGCGATAGTTTTTCATTATTTGAGCAGCAATCTTGATGCTCCTAGAAGCGTTTAGGTAATCTCTCTTGGAAGGCAATGGTTGTATAATGTCTCATTAGGATATTCTGGTTCTGATCAGCCATACTGGAGGATTCCACATCAACTTGATAGCAGTATCACACTGTGATTCTGTTACTTGAATAACATAAAAGATGACTTGCTGGTTTTCTTCATTTGGTGTGAAGCTTTTACTTCATCTAGCTAGTTGTCTTCATTCAGAATTTTTCATGTCCTGAATTAGTAATTTTACCTGAAAACCATGATAATAAAAAGAGAGTTGATGCATTTTTTTTCGTTTTGATCAGAATGCTGATATAAAATTTGTGAGGGTGGTAGGGGCTAGCCACACAGGGTTGTCTAGCTTGTTGTACCATATAACGCTAGAGGCAACTGAGGGTAAGAGGCATAGGATATTCCATGCAGTAGTGTGGCTGCAGCCATTAAAGAACTCGATGGA is a window from the Apium graveolens cultivar Ventura chromosome 1, ASM990537v1, whole genome shotgun sequence genome containing:
- the LOC141675164 gene encoding cysteine proteinase inhibitor 6-like, with product MAVRLILQGSRRNIMTRGACPMLWTPLHKKIWGPPCSSTSNSCSSCYYIHNYPGFDMYNIINGDGVKTQEHLKSFCGGTFVYQGAQNDDWIISLAKFGVTSHNETQNADIKFVRVVGASHTGLSSLLYHITLEATEGKRHRIFHAVVWLQPLKNSMEVLVWKRVHDALSTIGIKCGDSKLHEAVMHFMSRRKESSFIRPIS